A window of the Stigmatella aurantiaca genome harbors these coding sequences:
- the nuoF gene encoding NADH-quinone oxidoreductase subunit NuoF — MTTASAFEPLISSAWGQPQSWTMEHYRKRGGYESLKKVLEMAPAAIIDEVKKSNLRGRGGAGFPTGLKWSFVPKDNPKPKYLAVNADESEPGTFKDRYVLSLDPHMLLEGIAIAAYALGVHTCYIYMRGEFKHPAQRTQAAIDEAYQAGIFGKTLLGKDYELNCYLVRGAGAYICGEETALLESLEGKKGWPRLKPPFPAVVGLFGSPTVINNVETLANVPHIFARGADWYSKLGTEKSGGTRLVCLSGTVNKPGVYEIPLQTTVSELIFGDKYGQGLPAGRSVKAVIPGGSSAPVLSPNELDVALEFEALRMKQTMAGSGGVIVMDDTSCMVRCLWRVARFYAEESCGQCTPCREGTPWQTRLLRKIEEGRGEMADIEMLSHVASSIAPYPPMGLGNTICALGDAAALPTHSFLMRFRAEFEAHIHEKRCPFGDKPWGAFGDWS, encoded by the coding sequence ATGACGACCGCATCCGCCTTTGAACCGCTCATCTCCTCGGCGTGGGGGCAGCCTCAGTCGTGGACGATGGAGCACTACCGCAAGCGCGGGGGCTATGAATCGCTGAAGAAGGTGCTGGAGATGGCGCCCGCAGCGATCATCGACGAGGTGAAGAAGTCCAACCTGCGCGGCCGCGGCGGCGCGGGCTTCCCCACCGGGCTCAAGTGGAGCTTCGTCCCCAAGGACAACCCCAAGCCCAAGTACCTGGCCGTCAACGCGGACGAGTCCGAGCCGGGCACCTTCAAGGACCGCTACGTCCTGTCGCTGGATCCGCACATGCTGCTGGAGGGCATCGCCATCGCGGCGTACGCGCTGGGGGTGCACACCTGCTACATCTACATGCGCGGCGAGTTCAAGCACCCGGCCCAGCGCACCCAGGCCGCGATCGATGAGGCCTACCAGGCGGGCATCTTCGGCAAGACGCTCCTGGGCAAGGACTACGAGCTGAACTGCTACCTGGTGCGCGGCGCGGGCGCGTACATCTGCGGCGAGGAGACGGCGCTGCTCGAGAGCCTGGAGGGCAAGAAGGGCTGGCCCCGGCTCAAGCCGCCCTTCCCCGCGGTGGTGGGCCTGTTCGGCTCCCCCACGGTCATCAACAACGTGGAGACGCTGGCCAACGTCCCGCACATCTTCGCGCGCGGCGCGGACTGGTACTCGAAGCTGGGCACCGAGAAGTCCGGCGGCACGCGCCTGGTGTGCCTGTCGGGCACGGTGAACAAGCCGGGCGTCTACGAAATCCCGCTGCAGACGACGGTCTCCGAGCTCATCTTCGGCGACAAGTACGGCCAGGGGCTGCCCGCGGGGCGCTCGGTGAAGGCCGTCATCCCCGGCGGCTCCTCGGCGCCGGTGCTCAGCCCCAACGAGCTGGACGTGGCGCTGGAGTTCGAGGCGCTGCGCATGAAGCAGACGATGGCCGGCTCTGGCGGCGTCATCGTCATGGACGACACCTCGTGCATGGTGCGCTGCCTGTGGCGCGTGGCGCGCTTCTACGCCGAGGAGTCCTGCGGCCAGTGCACCCCGTGCCGCGAGGGCACGCCGTGGCAGACGCGGCTGCTGCGCAAGATCGAGGAGGGCCGCGGCGAGATGGCGGACATCGAGATGCTCAGCCACGTGGCCTCGTCCATCGCGCCCTACCCGCCCATGGGCCTGGGCAACACCATCTGCGCGCTGGGCGACGCGGCCGCGCTGCCCACGCATTCGTTCCTCATGCGGTTCCGCGCCGAGTTCGAGGCGCACATCCACGAGAAGCGCTGCCCGTTCGGCGACAAGCCCTGGGGCGCGTTCGGAGACTGGTCGTGA
- a CDS encoding NADH-quinone oxidoreductase subunit J family protein — protein sequence MNIEQALFGAFAFLTLFSAGVVIFAKSPINSAMALVSTFFFLAGIYVLLWAHTLAAMQVLVYAGAIMVLFLFVIMLLNLGEESQGVRLTFTRIIGGATALGLFAALVVVLLRLPNTVADLGPQTESFGTLKTIGQAIFSTWLFPFEAVSLLLLVSMVGSVVVAKSRI from the coding sequence GTGAACATCGAGCAGGCCCTCTTCGGAGCGTTCGCGTTCCTGACGCTGTTTTCCGCAGGCGTGGTCATCTTCGCCAAGAGCCCCATCAACTCGGCCATGGCGCTGGTCTCCACGTTCTTCTTCCTGGCCGGCATCTACGTGCTGCTCTGGGCGCACACCCTGGCCGCCATGCAGGTGCTGGTGTACGCGGGCGCCATCATGGTGCTCTTCCTGTTCGTCATCATGCTGCTGAACCTGGGCGAGGAGTCCCAGGGCGTGCGGCTGACGTTCACGCGCATCATCGGCGGCGCCACGGCGCTGGGGCTGTTCGCGGCCCTGGTGGTGGTGCTCTTGCGGCTGCCCAACACGGTGGCGGACCTGGGGCCTCAGACCGAGAGCTTCGGGACGCTGAAGACGATTGGCCAGGCCATCTTCAGCACCTGGCTGTTCCCCTTCGAAGCGGTGAGCCTGCTGCTGCTGGTATCGATGGTCGGCTCAGTGGTCGTCGCCAAGTCACGGATCTGA
- the nuoK gene encoding NADH-quinone oxidoreductase subunit NuoK, with product MVPISYYLILAAALFCLGMFGVLVRRNALVVFMCVELMLNAANLTFLAFARMRGDSIGHVSAFFVIAVAAAEAAMGLAIVIAVFRSRGSVNIDEIKTMKH from the coding sequence ATGGTTCCCATCTCGTACTACCTCATCCTCGCCGCGGCCCTGTTCTGCCTGGGCATGTTCGGCGTGCTGGTGCGCCGCAACGCGCTCGTCGTCTTCATGTGCGTGGAGTTGATGCTCAACGCGGCGAACCTGACGTTCCTGGCGTTCGCGCGGATGCGCGGTGACAGCATCGGCCACGTGTCGGCCTTCTTCGTCATCGCGGTGGCGGCGGCGGAGGCGGCCATGGGGCTGGCCATCGTCATCGCCGTCTTCCGCAGCCGAGGCAGCGTCAACATCGACGAAATCAAGACGATGAAGCACTGA